CGGCGGCGTTGATCGATCGGGGCGACATCGGTTCCGGCACTTCGTTCAACAGCGCGAAGACGATACATAGCGGCGTCCGCGTGCTGCAGAGCGGCAACCTGGTCCTGCTGCGCCGGTTCGCGCGCGAGCGGCGCGCGCTGATGCGAATCGCTCCGCATCTTGTCCGGCCGCTCCCCTTCGTGCTGCCCGCCGGCGGCGGGATTACCGGGCACCGCCTGCTGCTCCGCGCCTACTTCGCGCTCAGCGATCGGCTGACGCGCGGGATGAACGACGGCGGCCCCGAAGATCCGGCCTCGCGCCTCCCTCCGAGCCGCCTGCTGTCGCGCGACGAGTGTCTCCGGCTCAATCCGCTGATCGATCCGGGCCGCGTTGCCGGAGGAATCGAGTGGTTCGACGGCCAGATGCGCAACGGTGACAGGCTGCATTTCTCGGCCGTTGCCTCCGCCGTGGAGCGGGGCGCCGTGGCGGCGAACTACGTCGAGGCGGACGGTGCGCTGAGGCGCGGGGAAGACGTTGCCGGCGTGCACGTCATCGATCGCCTGACCGGCGACCGGTTCGAAATCCGCGCTCGCGTTGTGCTCAACGCGGCCGGGCCGTGGGCGCCTGGCCTCAATGGCCGTCTGGCCGACGGCGCATCCGGCGCGCTGCATCCGCGGCTGTCGAAAGCGATGAATCTGGTGATTGGCTCGCCGCTCCGGGGGACGCATGCCGTGGCCGGATCCGCGCGCGGCCGGTTGTTCTTCGTGGCGCCGTGGCGGGAAGTCGCCATAGTCGGGACCAGCCATGACCGGCACGCTGGCGGTCCCGGCGCGCTGGCGCTCGAACGGACGGAGATTGACCGGTTCATCGACGACGTGCGCGAAGCCTTCCCGGCGCTGCCCCTCCGGATCGATGACGTTCGCCTGGTGCACCGCGGCCTGTTGCCGGCGGCGCCCGGCGGGGATGGCTTGCAACTGGCGACGGCAAGTGCGGTGATCGATCACCGTCGGGACGCCATTCACGGGCTGGTCAGCCTGCTCGGCGTCCGGTACACCACGGCGCGCGAGACGGCCGAACGGGCGGTCGACGCGGTCGTCGATCAGGTGGGTCGCACCGTCGAACCCTGCCGCACGGCGACGACCCCGCTCGCCGGCGGCGACATTCCGGACGTCGACGCGTTCGTGCGCGACGCCGCCGCGGAGGGGGAGGGCGCGGAGCCGGCCGAACTGCGCCGCCGCCTGGCGCGCACGTATGGCACGCGCTACGAAGCACTGGCGGCGGAGTTGTCGGCATCGCCGGAGGCGCGTGCGCCGCTCAGTCCCACGTGCGCCGTCACCGTCGGCGAGGTGCGTCACGCCGTCCGCGAGGAGATGGCGTTGCGGCTCTCGGATGTCCTGCTGCGGAGGACGGAAGCGGGATCGGCGGGCGATCCGGGAGACGAGGCGGTCGCGGCCGCCGCGCGAGTCATGGCTGGCGAGCTGGCGTGGACTCCGGCGCAGGTGGAGCGCGAAGTCACGGACCTGCGTCGCGTCTATCAGCTTCCCGACTGAGGCGGATCGATCGTCGCCTGCGCCCAGCGCTCTAGCACCATCAGGCTGAACAGCAGGTGAGCGTGGTTCTCGCGCCCCGCGGTGTGTTCCGCGATCCTGCCGGCGACCGCCCCCGGCTCGATCCAGCCTCGGCGGGCGAGCCGTTCCGGCGACAGCAGATCGTGCATCAACGGCGCGAGCTCCCGCTTCAGCCAGTTCTTCATCGGGATGCTGAAGCCCTCCTTCGGCCGGCGCAGAATGGAAGCGGGCAGCCGATCCGCGAACGCGCGCTTCAGGATGAACTTCCGCTCCGCGCCGCGCACCTTCAGGTGGCCCGGCATCGACCCGGCCAGCTCGAGCACCTCCGTATCGAGGAACGGCGCGCGCGTTTCGAGCGAAGCCGCCATGCTCATGCGGTCGACCTTTACCAGAATGTCGTCGGACAGGAAGATCCGAAGGTCGGTGTAGAGCTGCCGGTTCAGGAGGTCGCCGCCGCCGAACGCGCCGAGCGCGTCGCGCACCGGGCGGTACGACTCCGCGCCGGCAAGCGCGTCACGAAGTGCCGGGGTGTACAGGGTTCGCTTGGCTTCCGGCGAAACGTACGTCATCCAGCGGTAGTGCCCGATGTCGGCCGGCGCGTCCGCGATACCGGCCGTGAACCGCTTCAGCTTGTTCACCAGGCCCTTCTTCTGTTCGCGCGGAGGCAGGTGGGCCGCCGCTGCGGCAATCGCGCGCAGTGCGCCGTCCGGCGCGACTGCCGCGAGACGTCGGGCCAGGCGATCCGCGGCGTAGGTGTCGTAGCCGCCGAACAGCTCGTCTCCGCCGTCGCCCGAAAGCGCCACCGTCACGTGCTCGCGCGCGATGGTCGAGATCAGATACGTGGGGAAGAGCGAGACGTCGGCGAAGGGCTCGTCGAGGTGGACGATCAACTGATCGAACAGCGCCGCGATGTCAGGCTGGACCATCCCTTCCCGGTGATGCGTGCCGAATCGCTCCGCAATCAGCCGGGCATGCGGCAACTCGTTGTAGCTGCCATCGGCAAAGCCCATGCTGAAGGTGTTGACCGGGCTGTTGGTCCGCTGGGCCGCCTCGCGCATGCAGGCTACCACCACGCTCGAGTCGATGCCGCCCGATAGAAACGCCCCGAGCGGGACGTCCGACATCATCTGGCGCTCGACGGCCCGTTCCAGGGTCTCGCGCAGGGCCGCGGCCGCGTCGTCGTCGCTCCAGTTGCGGGGCGCGATCGCGGCGGCGTCCCAGTACGGGGCAATCTTGAGTTCGCCCGCGCGCCAGGTGAGTGCGTGAGCGGCGGGCAGCCGCCGGATCGCGGCGAAGATCGTGCGGGGCGATGGGACGTACTCGTAGGTCAGGAACTGATCCAGCGCTTCGAGATCCACCTCGCGCGAGACGTCCGGACAGGCGAGCAGCGCCTTGATCTCGGACGCGATCACCAGGCCGTCCGGGGTCTCGGCATAGTAGAGCGGCTTCTCGCCCGCCCGGTCGCGCGCCGCCCACAGCGTCCCGGCGCGAGCGTCCCAGAGCGCGATGGCGAACATGCCGTG
Above is a window of Acidobacteriota bacterium DNA encoding:
- a CDS encoding glycerol-3-phosphate dehydrogenase/oxidase, translating into MQRDLAALTAREFDLLVVGGGVYGAFAFWDATLRGLSAALIDRGDIGSGTSFNSAKTIHSGVRVLQSGNLVLLRRFARERRALMRIAPHLVRPLPFVLPAGGGITGHRLLLRAYFALSDRLTRGMNDGGPEDPASRLPPSRLLSRDECLRLNPLIDPGRVAGGIEWFDGQMRNGDRLHFSAVASAVERGAVAANYVEADGALRRGEDVAGVHVIDRLTGDRFEIRARVVLNAAGPWAPGLNGRLADGASGALHPRLSKAMNLVIGSPLRGTHAVAGSARGRLFFVAPWREVAIVGTSHDRHAGGPGALALERTEIDRFIDDVREAFPALPLRIDDVRLVHRGLLPAAPGGDGLQLATASAVIDHRRDAIHGLVSLLGVRYTTARETAERAVDAVVDQVGRTVEPCRTATTPLAGGDIPDVDAFVRDAAAEGEGAEPAELRRRLARTYGTRYEALAAELSASPEARAPLSPTCAVTVGEVRHAVREEMALRLSDVLLRRTEAGSAGDPGDEAVAAAARVMAGELAWTPAQVEREVTDLRRVYQLPD
- the asnB gene encoding asparagine synthase (glutamine-hydrolyzing), yielding MCGIAGIVARDPERPTPADRLAAMVATLRHRGPDDAGQVALPGAGLGMRRLSIIDVAGGGQPFTNEDGTVHLVGNGEIYNHAELRADLVAHGHVFRSSSDIEAVLHAYEAWGTNCLERIHGMFAIALWDARAGTLWAARDRAGEKPLYYAETPDGLVIASEIKALLACPDVSREVDLEALDQFLTYEYVPSPRTIFAAIRRLPAAHALTWRAGELKIAPYWDAAAIAPRNWSDDDAAAALRETLERAVERQMMSDVPLGAFLSGGIDSSVVVACMREAAQRTNSPVNTFSMGFADGSYNELPHARLIAERFGTHHREGMVQPDIAALFDQLIVHLDEPFADVSLFPTYLISTIAREHVTVALSGDGGDELFGGYDTYAADRLARRLAAVAPDGALRAIAAAAAHLPPREQKKGLVNKLKRFTAGIADAPADIGHYRWMTYVSPEAKRTLYTPALRDALAGAESYRPVRDALGAFGGGDLLNRQLYTDLRIFLSDDILVKVDRMSMAASLETRAPFLDTEVLELAGSMPGHLKVRGAERKFILKRAFADRLPASILRRPKEGFSIPMKNWLKRELAPLMHDLLSPERLARRGWIEPGAVAGRIAEHTAGRENHAHLLFSLMVLERWAQATIDPPQSGS